Part of the Cyclopterus lumpus isolate fCycLum1 chromosome 16, fCycLum1.pri, whole genome shotgun sequence genome, TACGTTTCGAAAACGTGGCTGTTGAATCCAGATTTCGAGTTGAACTGTCTCTGTTTCCCACGTTAGCATTAGCTAGCACACAAAAGACAGctatcacaaacacacaacactgtaGTATTTCTATGAACGACCTTCTGTGGCAGTGGGTTATAATGTCAGGTTTATTTCACACTGCGGAGCTCTTGCATTGGTTTCCACGAACGTTACATGGTGTGAGATCAGGTTACTGGGTTTAATGGGGCTACAGTAATACTTGTCATGTGAAATGTGTTGATTTAATCATGTTTGTTAAATGTCAGGGAACAAAAGTGAAACATGCTAATGACATTCTCCCAAAGCAACGTTATAGTGCAAGTTTTTTTCCAACAAGCAGGCCAAGACTCTAAAATATACAAATCATCCCTGGATTAATCATTTTAGAAAGCTGTTGGCAGTATTTATGATCATCAAATTGATAAATAACCTAATTGTGTGTGTCCACGCCATTTACATATTACAGAGTAGATCCACATTGGCTATACCAGTATTTGTCTAATCAGTGCAATTTACGTAGTTTACATTCTTAATTTTTCTTAGTGTGGACAATAGTGAGTACATGCGCAATGGAGACTTTCTGCCAACCAGGCTGCAGGCTCAGCAGGACGCAGTTATTATTGTTTGTCACTCCAAGACTCGCACCAACCCCGAAAACAACGTGGGCCTCGTCACCATGGCAAAGTAAGAGCCAATCTGTTTTAATGAGAGCACTGACATCtaaaatatttgtaatataatGACAAGTGTTGTGTCCCTGTGCAGCAACTGTGAGGTGCTGACCACACTGACTCCGGACACAGGCAGGATCCTGTCCAAGTTACATGCTGTGCAGCCTCGTGGAAACATCAGCTTCTGCATCGGCATCAGGGTTGCACATGTGAGTTTGGGACTTGCATTACACAGCCAGATATGTATAGTGGAATTCAGGATTTCTTCAGTTCATacggtttcttttttctctcgaTAGTTGGCACTGAAGCACAGACAGGGCAAAAACCACAAGATGCGCATAATTGCATTTGTTGGCAGCCCAGTGGAGGACAACGAAAAAGAAGTGAGCCATGTTCATAAGTCAATGTGTTTTACATGTTATTagtgtttatgtatttgtgaTTTAGTTATTGATAACCTGGGAGGATACTTTCAACAACATCAAACAATTAAGATTGTCTTTGGATGGGATGGTAGACATCTTGGAAAAGCATGCTGCTCATCACCCTCTTACAGAGTGAACTTTAAACACTGCTACATACAGACCAAACTGATATTAACACATAATTATTCACACACTTCACAATTCATGTAAACTAACAAAAGTCTCCCTCGATTATGTAAGGAGTTGACAAATTCAACAGAAAACATCAATATCTTTTGAAGAAGTTAAACACTCATTActattttatgcttttttttctccttaaaTTGTACCATTGCATTATCATTGGTAATGGGCAGTGTTGTTaaatctgttgttttttgttgcccCCTGTTACAGCCTTCTgataaaatatgtgtgtgtcactgaagtatttttttcttgtaGCTGGTCAAAATGGCAAAGCGTCTAAAGAAGGAAAAGGTTAATGTGGATATCATTAACTTTGGAGAGGAGGTATTTTTTCCATCAATGCTCTAAACTCATCTTGACTAACtaatgttttattctgtgtATCTCTAAGCTGTTAGAACGAGGGTAAGCACGTAGCTCTTTCTCACCCCTGCAGGAGATGAACACAGAGAAGCTGACGGCCTTCATCAACACACTGAATGGTAAAGAGGGAGCAGGCTCCCACCTGGTCACTGTTCCTCCAGGCCCCAGTCTGGCTGATGCCCTGTTGTCCTCACCCATCCTGGCTGGAGAGGGAGGCGCAGTGTTGGGCCTGGGTACCGGTGACTTTGAGTTTGGAGTGGATCCCAGTGCAGACCCAGAGCTTGCCTTGGTAAGAGAGTGGGGCAAAGTGGGTCCAATAGGTCACTGTGGTGTGTATCGTTTGTGTAGTTCATTGAACTTACAACTTCTCTTGCCTTTTGACTCTACAATCTTCTGGATTATTCATCCATATAGCTGTTTTTTTCACCACTACCTTCTATACCACATGtttcagtgtatgtgtgtggcatTATGCTACTTGCtgatttcttcctctcttctctctagGCTCTGAGAGTGTCtatggaggagcagaggcaaCGACAGGAGGATGAAGCTCGCAGAGCCGCTGTCGTATCAGCTGCTGATGCTGGTACTGCCTCTCCTGCTGCAGATGGTGAGAAAAATGTCCAACAACTTGATTTGCATTCATAGATGCCAATTTCTAAGCCCATCTTCCTTCAGTAGAGGATACCATTTTGAATGAGTTCACactgttttttctctttttctgttgcAGAGTCTGATGATGCCCTGTTGAAGATGACTGTGCCCCATACGGAGTCAGCCATACCTGCTCTACCAGACTTCAGCCGCATGACAGAGGATGAACAAATTGCCTATGCTTTGCAGATGTCCATGCAGGGAGAAGCAGCAGGTTAAACATGGATTTGGACTTTTCT contains:
- the LOC117745673 gene encoding 26S proteasome non-ATPase regulatory subunit 4-like isoform X1, which codes for MVLESTMVCVDNSEYMRNGDFLPTRLQAQQDAVIIVCHSKTRTNPENNVGLVTMANNCEVLTTLTPDTGRILSKLHAVQPRGNISFCIGIRVAHLALKHRQGKNHKMRIIAFVGSPVEDNEKELVKMAKRLKKEKVNVDIINFGEEEMNTEKLTAFINTLNGKEGAGSHLVTVPPGPSLADALLSSPILAGEGGAVLGLGTGDFEFGVDPSADPELALALRVSMEEQRQRQEDEARRAAVVSAADAGTASPAADESDDALLKMTVPHTESAIPALPDFSRMTEDEQIAYALQMSMQGEAAEIGAEDMDTGADMGSSKAKDEEDYDVMQDPEFLQSVLENLPGVDPNNEAIRNAMGSLASQTGSKPDNKKDEDKKK
- the LOC117745673 gene encoding 26S proteasome non-ATPase regulatory subunit 4-like isoform X2; protein product: MVLESTMVCVDNSEYMRNGDFLPTRLQAQQDAVIIVCHSKTRTNPENNVGLVTMANNCEVLTTLTPDTGRILSKLHAVQPRGNISFCIGIRVAHLALKHRQGKNHKMRIIAFVGSPVEDNEKEEMNTEKLTAFINTLNGKEGAGSHLVTVPPGPSLADALLSSPILAGEGGAVLGLGTGDFEFGVDPSADPELALALRVSMEEQRQRQEDEARRAAVVSAADAGTASPAADESDDALLKMTVPHTESAIPALPDFSRMTEDEQIAYALQMSMQGEAAEIGAEDMDTGADMGSSKAKDEEDYDVMQDPEFLQSVLENLPGVDPNNEAIRNAMGSLASQTGSKPDNKKDEDKKK